A region of Leclercia adecarboxylata DNA encodes the following proteins:
- the cobO gene encoding cob(I)yrinic acid a,c-diamide adenosyltransferase: MSDERHQQRQQRLKEQVDARVAAAQDERGIIIVFTGNGKGKTTAAFGTATRAVGHGQKVGVIQFIKGEWPNGERNLLEPHGVEFQVMATGFTWDTQNRETDTAACLAVWEHAKRMLADPTLNMVLLDEITYMVAYDYLPLQEVVEALNSRPAHQTVIITGRGCHRDIMEMADTVSELRPVKHAFDAGVKAQIGIDY; this comes from the coding sequence ATGAGTGATGAACGTCATCAACAGCGCCAGCAGCGCCTTAAAGAACAGGTTGATGCCCGTGTTGCCGCAGCTCAGGATGAGCGCGGGATTATTATCGTCTTTACCGGCAACGGCAAAGGCAAAACCACAGCAGCTTTTGGCACGGCAACGCGCGCCGTCGGTCACGGTCAAAAGGTGGGCGTCATTCAGTTCATTAAGGGCGAGTGGCCAAACGGCGAGCGTAATCTGCTGGAACCGCATGGGGTGGAGTTTCAGGTCATGGCCACCGGCTTTACCTGGGATACTCAGAACCGCGAAACGGACACTGCGGCCTGTCTGGCCGTCTGGGAGCATGCGAAGCGTATGCTGGCGGACCCAACGCTGAATATGGTTCTGCTGGATGAGATCACCTATATGGTGGCCTACGACTATTTACCGTTGCAGGAGGTGGTTGAGGCGCTGAACAGTCGTCCGGCACACCAGACGGTGATTATCACCGGGCGCGGCTGTCATCGGGATATTATGGAGATGGCGGATACGGTTAGCGAGTTACGACCGGTCAAACACGCCTTCGATGCAGGCGTTAAAGCGCAAATCGGCATCGACTATTAA
- the topA gene encoding type I DNA topoisomerase, whose translation MGKALVIVESPAKAKTINKYLGSDYVVKSSVGHIRDLPTSGSAKKSADSTSTKGAKKPKKDERSALVNRMGVNPWDNWQAQYEVLPGKEKVVSELKQLAEKADHIYLATDLDREGEAIAWHLREVIGGDDTRYSRVVFNEITKNAIRQAFEKPGELNIDRVNAQQARRFMDRVVGYMVSPLLWKKIARGLSAGRVQSVAVRLVVEREREIKAFVPEEFWEIDASVTTPGGDTLPLEVSHQNDKPFRPENRDQTMAAVAMLEKARYQVLDREDKPTSSKPGAPFITSTLQQAASTRLGYGVKKTMMMAQRLYEAGYITYMRTDSTNLSQDAVNMVRDYIGDNFGKKYLPESANQYNSKENSQEAHEAIRPSDVAVLAESLKDMEADAQKLYQLIWRQFVACQMTPAQYDSTTLTVGAGDFRLKARGRILRFDGWTKVMPALRKGDEDKTLPAVNTGDELTLVELTPAQHFTKPPARFSEASLVKELEKRGIGRPSTYASIISTIQDRGYVRTENRRFYAEKMGEIVTDRLEDNFRELMNYDFTAQMENSLDQVANHEAEWKKVLDSFFSDFTKQLDKAEKDPEEGGMQPNQMVLTSIDCPTCGRKMGIRTATTGVFLGCSGYALSPKERCKTTINLVPENEVLNVLEGDDAETNALRAKRRCTKCGTAMDSYLIDPKRKLHVCGNNPTCDGYEIEEGEFRIKGYDGPIVECEKCGSEMHLKMGRFGKYMACTNDDCKNTRKILRNGEVAPPKEDPVPLPELPCEKSDAYFVLRDGAAGVFLAANTFPKSRETRAPLVEELYRFRDRLAEKLRYLADAPQQDPEGNKTVVRFSRKTKQQYVAAEKDGKATGWSAFYVDGKWVEGKK comes from the coding sequence ATGGGTAAAGCTCTCGTTATCGTTGAGTCCCCGGCAAAAGCCAAAACGATCAATAAGTATCTGGGTAGTGACTACGTGGTTAAGTCCAGCGTCGGTCACATCCGCGATCTGCCGACCAGTGGCTCAGCCAAGAAGAGCGCCGACTCTACCTCCACCAAAGGGGCCAAAAAGCCTAAAAAGGATGAACGTAGCGCGCTCGTAAATCGCATGGGGGTTAACCCATGGGATAACTGGCAGGCACAGTACGAAGTACTGCCGGGTAAAGAGAAAGTCGTCTCCGAGCTGAAACAGCTGGCGGAAAAAGCCGACCATATCTATCTCGCAACCGACCTTGACCGCGAAGGGGAGGCCATTGCATGGCACCTGCGGGAAGTGATCGGTGGCGATGACACACGCTATAGCCGCGTGGTGTTTAACGAAATTACCAAAAACGCGATCCGCCAGGCGTTTGAAAAGCCGGGCGAGCTGAATATCGATCGCGTTAACGCCCAGCAGGCGCGCCGCTTTATGGACCGCGTCGTGGGCTATATGGTCTCTCCACTGCTGTGGAAAAAGATTGCGCGTGGTCTTTCAGCTGGCCGCGTGCAATCTGTTGCCGTACGTCTGGTGGTTGAACGGGAACGCGAAATCAAAGCGTTTGTGCCGGAAGAGTTCTGGGAAATTGACGCCAGCGTAACGACGCCAGGCGGCGATACGTTGCCGCTGGAAGTCTCCCATCAGAACGATAAACCGTTCCGCCCTGAAAACCGCGATCAGACTATGGCCGCGGTGGCGATGCTGGAAAAAGCCCGCTATCAGGTACTGGATCGTGAAGACAAACCGACCAGCAGCAAGCCCGGCGCACCGTTTATTACTTCCACGCTGCAGCAGGCGGCCAGCACCCGTCTGGGCTATGGCGTGAAAAAAACCATGATGATGGCTCAGCGTCTGTATGAGGCGGGTTACATCACCTATATGCGTACTGACTCAACCAACCTGAGCCAGGACGCCGTTAACATGGTGCGTGATTACATTGGCGATAACTTCGGTAAGAAATACCTGCCTGAGAGCGCAAATCAGTACAACAGCAAAGAGAACTCGCAGGAAGCGCACGAAGCCATTCGTCCTTCCGACGTCGCTGTGCTGGCGGAATCCCTGAAGGATATGGAAGCCGACGCGCAGAAACTCTATCAGCTGATCTGGCGCCAGTTCGTTGCCTGTCAGATGACGCCTGCGCAGTATGACTCCACCACCCTGACCGTGGGGGCCGGTGATTTCCGCCTGAAAGCGCGTGGACGTATCCTGCGTTTCGACGGCTGGACCAAAGTGATGCCTGCGCTGCGTAAGGGTGATGAAGATAAAACCCTGCCAGCGGTCAACACCGGGGATGAACTCACCCTTGTTGAGCTGACCCCGGCACAGCACTTCACCAAGCCGCCGGCACGCTTCAGCGAAGCCTCGTTGGTGAAAGAGCTGGAAAAACGCGGTATCGGTCGCCCGTCTACCTATGCGTCGATCATTTCGACCATTCAGGATCGCGGCTATGTGCGGACCGAAAACCGTCGTTTCTATGCTGAGAAAATGGGGGAAATCGTCACCGATCGCCTGGAAGATAACTTCCGCGAGCTGATGAACTACGATTTTACCGCGCAGATGGAAAACAGCCTTGACCAGGTGGCTAACCACGAAGCCGAGTGGAAGAAGGTGCTGGACAGCTTCTTCAGCGACTTTACAAAGCAACTGGACAAAGCGGAAAAAGACCCTGAAGAGGGTGGCATGCAGCCGAACCAGATGGTGCTGACCAGCATCGACTGCCCGACCTGCGGCCGTAAGATGGGTATTCGTACCGCCACCACCGGTGTGTTCCTCGGTTGCTCAGGCTATGCGTTATCGCCTAAAGAGCGCTGCAAAACCACCATCAACCTGGTGCCGGAAAACGAAGTGCTGAACGTGCTGGAAGGCGACGATGCGGAAACCAACGCCCTACGCGCCAAACGTCGCTGCACCAAATGCGGCACGGCGATGGACAGCTACCTGATCGATCCGAAACGTAAGCTGCATGTCTGTGGTAACAACCCGACCTGCGACGGCTACGAGATCGAAGAGGGCGAGTTCCGCATCAAGGGCTATGACGGTCCGATTGTGGAGTGTGAGAAGTGTGGTTCTGAAATGCACCTGAAGATGGGGCGTTTTGGTAAGTACATGGCCTGCACCAACGACGACTGCAAAAACACGCGTAAGATCCTGCGTAATGGTGAAGTGGCACCGCCGAAGGAAGATCCGGTTCCGCTGCCGGAACTGCCGTGTGAAAAGTCCGATGCCTACTTTGTTCTGCGTGATGGCGCTGCGGGCGTCTTCCTGGCGGCGAACACCTTCCCGAAATCTCGTGAAACGCGTGCGCCACTGGTCGAAGAGCTTTATCGCTTCCGCGATCGTCTGGCAGAAAAACTGCGCTATCTGGCCGATGCTCCTCAGCAGGATCCAGAGGGTAATAAGACCGTTGTGCGCTTTAGCCGTAAAACTAAGCAGCAATATGTTGCTGCTGAAAAAGACGGTAAAGCGACAGGTTGGTCAGCATTTTATGTTGACGGTAAATGGGTTGAAGGTAAGAAATAA
- a CDS encoding YciK family oxidoreductase: protein MHYQPKKDLLQNRIILVTGASDGIGREAALTYARHGARLILLGRNEDKLRDVAQAIASEGGAPTREYILDLLTCTPESCRELAGRIATEYPRLDGVLHNAGLLGEVRPMDEQNPEIWQQVMQVNVNGTFFLTQALLPLLLQSDSGSLVFTSSSVGRQGRANWGAYAASKFATEGMMQVLAEEYQSRHLRVNCINPGGTRTSMRASAFPSEDPLKLKTPADIMPLYLWLMGDDSRRKTGMTFDAQPGRKPGISQ from the coding sequence TTGCACTATCAACCTAAAAAAGATCTTCTGCAAAACCGTATTATTCTGGTCACGGGAGCCAGCGACGGCATTGGCCGCGAGGCGGCATTGACCTATGCCCGCCACGGTGCGCGCCTTATCCTGCTGGGTCGTAATGAAGATAAGCTGCGCGATGTTGCTCAGGCTATCGCCAGTGAAGGCGGAGCCCCCACCCGCGAGTACATTCTCGACCTGTTAACCTGCACCCCGGAGAGCTGCCGGGAGCTTGCCGGGCGTATCGCCACCGAGTATCCGCGTCTGGACGGCGTGCTCCACAATGCGGGCCTGCTTGGCGAAGTCCGCCCAATGGATGAGCAAAACCCGGAGATCTGGCAGCAGGTCATGCAGGTGAACGTTAACGGCACCTTTTTCCTTACCCAGGCGCTCCTTCCTTTATTACTGCAGTCCGATTCCGGCTCGCTGGTCTTTACTTCGTCAAGCGTCGGACGCCAGGGCCGGGCAAACTGGGGCGCGTATGCCGCCTCGAAATTTGCCACCGAAGGGATGATGCAGGTGCTGGCTGAGGAGTATCAGAGCCGCCATCTGCGCGTGAACTGCATCAACCCCGGCGGGACGCGTACCAGCATGCGCGCCAGCGCGTTCCCGAGCGAAGATCCGCTTAAACTAAAAACCCCCGCCGATATCATGCCGCTCTATCTGTGGCTGATGGGCGACGACAGCCGCCGGAAAACCGGCATGACCTTTGATGCCCAACCCGGCCGTAAACCAGGAATATCGCAATGA
- a CDS encoding anthranilate synthase component 1 — MQTAKPNLELLTREAAYRHNPTALFHQVCGARPATLLLESADIDSKDDLKSLLLVDSALRITALGDTVTLQALSENGAALLSLLDDVLPAGIENEHRPDQRILHFPPVSQLLDEDARLCSLSVFDAFRLLQNLVNVPESEREAMFFGGLFAYDLVAGFEDLPELEQGNRCPDYCFYLAETLLVIDHQKKYTRIQASLFTPILAEKQRLEQRIAQLQAQMDEAPPELPVQRVEQMRCDVSQTDDEYGVVVRQMQKAIRAGEIFQVVPSRRFSLPCPSPLAAYDVLKKSNPSPYMFFMQDNDFTLFGASPESSLKYDATSRQIEIYPIAGTRPRGRRADGSLDRDLDSRIELEMRTDQKEMSEHLMLVDLARNDLARICTPGSRYVADLTKVDRYSFVMHLVSRVVGELRQDLDVLHAYRACMNMGTLSGAPKVRAMQLIAQAEGRRRGSYGGAVGYFTAHGDLDTCIVIRSAYVEEGIATVQAGAGIVLDSVPQSEADETRNKARAVLRAIATAHHAQEIF, encoded by the coding sequence ATGCAAACAGCCAAACCGAACCTCGAACTGCTGACCCGCGAGGCGGCGTATCGCCACAACCCCACCGCCCTGTTCCATCAGGTGTGCGGCGCGCGTCCCGCCACTCTGCTGCTGGAGTCTGCGGATATCGACAGTAAAGACGATCTGAAAAGTCTGCTGCTGGTCGACAGCGCCCTGCGCATCACCGCTTTGGGCGATACCGTCACCCTGCAGGCGCTTTCTGAAAACGGTGCGGCCCTGCTGTCGCTGCTGGATGATGTTCTGCCAGCTGGCATTGAGAATGAACATCGCCCTGACCAGCGCATCCTGCACTTCCCGCCGGTCAGCCAGCTGCTGGATGAAGATGCCCGTCTCTGTTCTCTGTCGGTGTTTGATGCCTTCCGCCTGCTGCAAAACCTGGTCAATGTGCCTGAAAGCGAGCGCGAAGCGATGTTCTTTGGTGGGCTGTTTGCTTACGACCTGGTGGCCGGTTTTGAAGATCTCCCTGAGCTTGAGCAGGGAAACCGCTGCCCGGACTACTGCTTCTATCTGGCGGAAACCTTACTGGTGATCGACCACCAGAAAAAGTACACCCGTATTCAGGCCAGCCTGTTCACCCCGATTCTGGCGGAGAAGCAGCGTCTGGAGCAGCGCATTGCCCAGCTGCAGGCGCAGATGGATGAAGCCCCACCGGAGCTGCCGGTGCAGCGCGTGGAGCAGATGCGTTGCGACGTCAGCCAGACCGACGATGAGTACGGCGTGGTGGTCCGTCAGATGCAGAAAGCCATTCGCGCCGGCGAGATTTTCCAGGTAGTGCCGTCCCGTCGCTTCTCCCTGCCCTGCCCGTCCCCGCTGGCGGCCTATGACGTGCTGAAGAAGAGCAACCCGAGCCCGTACATGTTCTTTATGCAGGATAACGATTTTACCCTGTTCGGCGCCTCGCCGGAGAGCTCCCTGAAGTACGACGCCACCAGCCGTCAGATTGAAATCTATCCTATTGCCGGTACCCGCCCGCGCGGTCGTCGTGCCGACGGTTCGTTGGATCGCGACCTCGACAGCCGCATCGAGCTGGAGATGCGCACCGACCAGAAAGAGATGTCAGAACACCTGATGCTGGTTGACCTGGCACGTAACGACCTGGCGCGCATCTGCACCCCGGGCAGCCGTTACGTCGCCGACTTGACCAAAGTGGACCGTTACTCCTTCGTGATGCATCTGGTTTCCCGCGTGGTGGGCGAACTGCGTCAGGATCTGGACGTGCTGCACGCCTACCGCGCCTGCATGAACATGGGCACCCTGAGCGGCGCGCCGAAAGTTCGCGCCATGCAGCTGATTGCCCAGGCCGAAGGCCGTCGTCGCGGCAGCTACGGCGGTGCGGTGGGCTACTTTACCGCCCACGGCGATCTGGATACCTGCATCGTGATCCGCTCCGCCTACGTCGAAGAGGGGATCGCCACCGTCCAGGCGGGCGCGGGCATCGTTCTCGACTCTGTTCCGCAGTCTGAAGCTGACGAAACCCGTAACAAGGCCCGCGCAGTACTGCGCGCCATTGCGACTGCCCATCACGCACAGGAGATTTTCTGA
- a CDS encoding L-threonylcarbamoyladenylate synthase, whose protein sequence is MSQFFYIHPDNPQPRLINQAVEIVRKGGVIVYPTDSGYALGCKIEDKTAMERICRIRHIPNGHNFTLMCRDLSELSTYSYVDNVAFRLIKNNTPGNYTFILKGTKEVPRRLLQEKRKTIGMRVPSNPIAQALLETLGEPMLSTSLMLPGSEFTESDPDEIKDRLEKQVELIIHGGYLGQQPTTVIDLTEDAPVVLREGVGDVKPFL, encoded by the coding sequence ATGAGCCAATTTTTTTATATCCATCCTGACAATCCGCAGCCGCGTTTGATTAATCAGGCCGTGGAGATCGTGCGTAAGGGCGGGGTTATCGTCTATCCAACCGATTCCGGTTACGCGCTGGGCTGTAAGATCGAAGATAAAACCGCGATGGAGCGTATCTGCCGGATCCGCCACATCCCGAACGGGCATAACTTTACCCTGATGTGCCGCGATCTCTCTGAGTTATCCACCTACTCCTACGTGGATAATGTCGCGTTTCGGTTGATCAAAAACAACACGCCGGGCAACTACACCTTCATCCTTAAAGGGACGAAAGAGGTGCCGCGCCGCCTGCTGCAGGAAAAACGCAAAACCATCGGGATGCGCGTGCCGTCGAACCCGATTGCCCAGGCGCTGCTTGAAACCCTCGGCGAGCCGATGCTCTCCACCTCGCTGATGCTGCCGGGCAGCGAATTTACCGAATCCGATCCGGATGAGATCAAAGACCGCCTCGAGAAGCAGGTGGAGTTGATTATTCACGGCGGCTATCTCGGCCAGCAACCGACCACGGTAATTGATTTAACGGAAGATGCGCCGGTCGTGCTGCGTGAAGGCGTGGGGGACGTTAAGCCTTTCCTGTAA
- a CDS encoding YciN family protein, with amino-acid sequence MQQTTQPIDRVTLLAEANKLIREHDDTMAGIEATGVEQRNGVLVFSGEYFLDEQGLPTPRSTAVFNMFKYLAHVLSEKYHLVD; translated from the coding sequence ATGCAGCAAACTACCCAACCAATTGACCGCGTAACCTTGCTTGCTGAAGCAAATAAACTCATTCGTGAACATGACGACACCATGGCAGGAATCGAAGCCACAGGCGTAGAGCAGCGCAATGGTGTGCTGGTGTTCAGCGGGGAATACTTCCTGGACGAGCAGGGTCTGCCGACCCCGCGCAGCACGGCAGTATTTAACATGTTTAAATACCTGGCCCATGTGCTCTCCGAAAAGTACCACCTGGTTGATTGA
- the sohB gene encoding protease SohB, with the protein MELLSEYGLFLAKIATVVIAIAVIAVLIVNLTQRKRQRGELRITRLSEQYTDMKEEMSVALLDAHEQKLWHKAQKKKHKLEAKAAKQKAKQEHRPEVPKPRVYVLDFKGSMDAHEVSSLREEVTAVLAVARAEDQVVLRLESPGGVVHGYGLASSQLQRLRDKQIPLTVAVDKVAASGGYMMACVADKIVAAPFSIIGSIGVVAQIPNFNRFLKNKDIDVELHTAGQYKRTLTLLGENTEEGRQKFREDLNDTHQLFKGFVKEMRPSLDIDQVATGEHWYGTQALDKGLVDQVGTSDDLLLSLMEGRELVGVRYMRRKKLMDRFTNSAAESADRLLLRWLQRGQKPLL; encoded by the coding sequence GTGGAATTACTTTCTGAGTACGGATTATTTCTGGCCAAAATTGCGACGGTGGTGATTGCCATTGCGGTGATCGCCGTTCTGATTGTTAACCTGACGCAGCGCAAACGCCAGCGCGGCGAGTTGCGCATTACCCGCTTAAGCGAGCAGTACACGGATATGAAGGAAGAGATGTCAGTAGCGCTGCTTGATGCTCATGAGCAGAAGCTGTGGCACAAAGCGCAGAAGAAAAAACACAAGCTTGAAGCGAAAGCGGCAAAGCAGAAAGCAAAACAGGAGCATCGCCCTGAAGTGCCGAAACCGCGCGTTTATGTGCTGGATTTTAAAGGCAGCATGGATGCCCATGAAGTGTCATCTCTGCGTGAAGAAGTGACAGCGGTGCTGGCGGTGGCAAGAGCTGAAGACCAGGTTGTTCTGCGTCTCGAAAGCCCGGGTGGGGTGGTGCATGGTTACGGACTGGCTTCTTCCCAGCTGCAACGACTGCGCGATAAGCAGATCCCGCTGACGGTCGCGGTGGATAAAGTCGCTGCCAGCGGAGGCTACATGATGGCCTGCGTGGCCGATAAAATTGTCGCGGCGCCTTTCTCTATTATTGGTTCGATTGGCGTGGTAGCACAGATCCCGAACTTCAATCGTTTCCTGAAAAATAAAGATATTGATGTGGAGCTTCATACGGCAGGCCAGTACAAACGCACGCTGACTCTGCTGGGTGAAAACACCGAAGAGGGGCGACAGAAGTTCCGTGAAGATCTCAATGATACCCACCAGCTCTTTAAAGGGTTCGTGAAAGAGATGCGACCCTCACTGGATATCGACCAGGTCGCCACCGGCGAGCACTGGTACGGTACCCAGGCGCTGGACAAGGGGCTGGTGGATCAGGTGGGCACCAGCGACGATCTGCTGCTATCTCTGATGGAAGGGCGCGAACTGGTTGGCGTGCGCTATATGCGTCGTAAAAAGCTGATGGATCGCTTTACCAATAGCGCCGCTGAAAGCGCGGATCGTCTGCTGCTGCGCTGGTTGCAGCGCGGGCAAAAACCGCTGCTCTGA
- the rluB gene encoding 23S rRNA pseudouridine(2605) synthase RluB produces MSEKLQKVLARAGHGSRREIETIIAAGRVSVDGKIATLGDRVDIVPGLKIRIDGHLISVKESAEQICRVLAYYKPEGELCTRNDPEGRPTVFDRLPKLRGARWIAVGRLDVNTCGLLLFTTDGELANRLMHPSREVEREYAVRVFGEVDDNKIRELSRGVQLEDGPAAFKTIKFTGGEGINQWYNVTLTEGRNREVRRLWEAVGVQVSRLIRVRYGDILLPKGLPRGGYTELDLTQTNYLRELVELTPETTSKVAVEKDRRRMKANQIRRAVKRHSQVSSNRRSGSRNNNG; encoded by the coding sequence ATGAGCGAGAAATTACAGAAAGTGCTGGCCCGCGCCGGCCACGGCTCACGCCGTGAAATCGAAACCATTATCGCAGCAGGTCGTGTCAGCGTGGACGGTAAAATCGCCACCCTGGGCGATCGTGTTGACATCGTACCCGGCCTGAAAATTCGTATCGACGGCCACCTGATCTCCGTGAAAGAGTCTGCCGAGCAGATTTGCCGCGTGCTGGCTTACTACAAGCCGGAAGGTGAACTCTGCACCCGCAACGATCCGGAAGGTCGTCCAACCGTGTTTGACCGCCTGCCAAAACTGCGCGGCGCGCGCTGGATCGCGGTAGGTCGTCTGGACGTAAACACCTGCGGTCTGCTGCTGTTCACTACCGATGGTGAACTGGCAAACCGTCTGATGCACCCAAGCCGTGAAGTGGAACGTGAATACGCGGTCCGCGTGTTCGGGGAAGTTGACGACAATAAGATCCGTGAACTGTCGCGCGGCGTGCAGCTTGAAGATGGCCCGGCAGCGTTTAAAACCATCAAATTCACCGGTGGCGAAGGCATTAACCAGTGGTACAACGTGACCCTGACCGAAGGTCGTAACCGCGAGGTGCGTCGTCTGTGGGAAGCCGTTGGCGTGCAGGTTAGCCGTCTGATCCGTGTCCGTTACGGTGACATCCTTCTGCCGAAGGGCCTGCCACGTGGCGGCTATACGGAGCTGGATTTAACCCAGACCAACTATCTGCGTGAGCTGGTGGAACTGACCCCGGAAACCACTTCGAAAGTGGCGGTGGAGAAAGATCGTCGTCGCATGAAAGCGAACCAGATCCGTCGGGCGGTTAAACGTCATAGCCAGGTCAGCAGCAATCGCCGCTCTGGCAGCCGTAACAACAACGGCTAA
- the rnm gene encoding RNase RNM, producing MTGAALSDTNYAVIYDLHSHTQASDGLLTPEELVHRAHEMRVGTLAITDHDTTEAIAAARAEITRSGLPLTLITGVEISTVWENHEIHIVGLNIDIENPAMRAFLDQQKTRRVLRAEMIAERLEKAHIPGAWEGAMRLAKDGAVTRAHFARFLVEAGKANNIADVFKKYLARGKTGYVPPQWCTIEQAIDVIHHSGGKAVLAHPGRYNLSAKWLKRLLAYFAEHGGDAMEVAQCQQAPNERSQLAEYARQYGLLASQGSDFHQPCPWIELGRKLWLPAGVEPVWQLWEQPTPIEERVV from the coding sequence GTGACGGGAGCCGCTTTGAGCGACACGAATTACGCAGTGATTTATGATTTACACAGCCACACGCAGGCCTCTGACGGCCTGCTTACGCCTGAAGAGCTTGTCCATCGCGCCCATGAGATGCGAGTGGGCACGCTGGCCATTACCGATCACGATACCACCGAGGCCATTGCAGCCGCGCGGGCAGAAATTACCCGCAGCGGATTGCCCCTGACCCTGATAACCGGCGTGGAAATATCCACCGTCTGGGAAAATCATGAGATTCATATCGTCGGGTTAAACATCGATATCGAAAACCCGGCGATGCGCGCGTTTCTGGACCAACAAAAGACGCGGCGCGTGCTGCGGGCCGAGATGATCGCCGAACGCCTGGAGAAAGCCCATATTCCCGGCGCCTGGGAAGGGGCCATGCGGCTGGCGAAAGACGGGGCGGTGACCCGCGCCCACTTTGCCCGTTTTCTGGTGGAAGCCGGTAAGGCAAATAACATTGCGGATGTGTTTAAAAAATACCTCGCCCGCGGGAAAACCGGATACGTTCCTCCCCAGTGGTGTACAATAGAACAAGCTATTGATGTCATTCATCATTCTGGCGGCAAGGCAGTACTGGCCCATCCGGGGCGGTATAACCTCTCCGCCAAATGGCTGAAACGTCTGCTGGCTTACTTTGCCGAACACGGCGGAGATGCGATGGAAGTCGCCCAGTGTCAGCAGGCACCCAACGAGCGCAGTCAGCTGGCTGAATATGCCCGCCAGTATGGACTCCTTGCCTCCCAGGGCTCTGATTTTCATCAGCCTTGTCCCTGGATAGAGCTGGGACGCAAGCTCTGGTTACCTGCTGGCGTCGAGCCGGTGTGGCAACTCTGGGAGCAGCCAACGCCAATTGAAGAGAGGGTAGTATGA